A genome region from Spirochaetota bacterium includes the following:
- a CDS encoding aromatic ring-hydroxylating dioxygenase subunit alpha has protein sequence MIRDQWYAVLESKEVPKGKPVAFLRMGEKLVFWRSSDGAVHCFLDKCAHRGVQLSVGIVIKDVIRCPFHGLEYDVSGKCTVIPANGRTAPVPSNFRMKAYATAESMGFIWIFWGERTDRLPPLPAFDDLTDDFTYVTVKDYWDTHYSRAIENQLDAPHVPFVHHNTIGRGNRTTMDGPLVEWVGKDKFFVYAHMHREDGTLAIKPDKMKKPNVPFKLEFAFPNVWQNHIAESVRVLVAFAPVDDVHTILYLRFYQKFMKAPLLRKWFAWLAMPFNITVAHQDRRVVVTQQPKASGLSIGENLFPGDGPIIAYRRRRDELMEGK, from the coding sequence ATGATACGAGATCAATGGTATGCCGTTCTTGAATCAAAGGAAGTGCCCAAGGGAAAGCCCGTCGCCTTCCTCCGCATGGGGGAAAAACTCGTGTTCTGGCGCTCATCGGACGGGGCAGTGCATTGCTTCCTCGACAAATGTGCGCATCGCGGCGTGCAGCTCTCGGTCGGAATAGTTATCAAGGATGTGATACGCTGTCCATTCCACGGACTTGAATATGACGTTTCAGGAAAATGCACGGTGATACCGGCGAACGGACGCACAGCCCCGGTACCGTCGAATTTTCGGATGAAGGCATATGCGACGGCGGAATCCATGGGCTTCATCTGGATATTCTGGGGCGAGCGTACGGACAGGCTCCCGCCGCTCCCGGCATTCGATGACCTCACGGACGATTTCACGTATGTTACGGTGAAGGACTATTGGGATACGCATTACTCGCGTGCCATAGAGAATCAGCTCGATGCGCCGCATGTGCCCTTTGTGCATCACAACACCATCGGACGCGGCAATCGGACCACGATGGACGGCCCGCTCGTCGAGTGGGTCGGCAAGGATAAATTCTTCGTGTATGCACACATGCATCGCGAGGACGGCACGCTCGCGATTAAACCCGATAAGATGAAAAAGCCGAATGTCCCCTTCAAGCTTGAATTCGCGTTCCCGAACGTGTGGCAGAACCATATCGCCGAAAGCGTGCGTGTGCTCGTAGCGTTCGCTCCGGTCGACGATGTACATACGATACTCTATCTGCGTTTTTATCAGAAATTCATGAAAGCACCGCTTCTCCGGAAATGGTTCGCCTGGCTTGCGATGCCGTTCAACATCACGGTCGCGCATCAGGACAGACGCGTCGTCGTTACACAGCAGCCGAAAGCGAGCGGGCTTTCCATCGGGGAGAACCTCTTCCCGGGCGACGGACCGATCATCGCCTACCGCCGCCGGCGCGATGAGCTCATGGAAGGAAAGTAG
- a CDS encoding exodeoxyribonuclease III, with amino-acid sequence MKIISWNVNGIRAAQKKGIIPWIAKVSPDILCLQETKAHPDQLTQDLKEIDGYTSYFSSAEKKGYSGVAVYTKKNPDSVDHGFGEKRFDSEGRIICARYAGFTLYNIYYPNGKASPERLKYKMEFYDAFLAHAQKRRKNGERIVVCGDVNTAHTEIDLARPKENEDSSGFLPEERAWIDKLIAAGYIDTFRLFEKGPDHYTWWDLKTRARERNIGWRIDYFFVSEELKASVKKAFIMPDVEGSDHCPIGVEIEV; translated from the coding sequence ATGAAGATAATCTCATGGAACGTCAACGGCATACGCGCCGCGCAGAAAAAAGGGATAATTCCCTGGATAGCGAAAGTATCGCCTGATATACTCTGTCTGCAGGAGACGAAGGCGCACCCCGATCAGCTCACGCAAGACTTAAAAGAGATAGACGGGTATACATCGTATTTCTCATCGGCGGAGAAGAAAGGATACAGCGGTGTAGCGGTATACACGAAAAAAAATCCCGATAGTGTCGATCACGGTTTCGGCGAAAAGCGATTTGACAGCGAGGGGCGCATCATCTGCGCGAGGTACGCGGGCTTTACACTTTACAACATCTATTACCCCAACGGCAAAGCGTCGCCAGAACGGCTCAAATACAAAATGGAATTCTACGATGCATTCCTCGCGCATGCACAGAAGCGGCGGAAGAACGGAGAGCGGATCGTCGTCTGCGGCGATGTGAACACGGCACACACAGAGATAGACCTTGCTCGCCCGAAGGAAAACGAGGATTCGTCGGGCTTTCTCCCCGAGGAGCGTGCGTGGATAGACAAGCTTATTGCAGCGGGATATATCGACACGTTCCGTTTGTTCGAAAAAGGCCCCGATCATTATACATGGTGGGACCTTAAAACGCGTGCGCGTGAACGGAATATCGGCTGGCGTATCGATTATTTCTTCGTGTCCGAGGAACTGAAAGCGTCGGTGAAAAAGGCGTTCATCATGCCGGATGTGGAAGGGTCGGATCATTGTCCGATAGGGGTGGAGATAGAGGTATGA